From the genome of Leptodactylus fuscus isolate aLepFus1 chromosome 1, aLepFus1.hap2, whole genome shotgun sequence, one region includes:
- the LOC142210166 gene encoding uncharacterized protein LOC142210166 produces MYKMRGTCTISLLFSLCILAPPIQGARSELGLYPQDEIRLLSEGLLQIGSGLKREFNYTKHQIKSIFQQLNHFNTSLTKLSGQVNQATKLGEELDHKTRNFEDNAKMYEMLADISEELAKLKEEEASLDNKIKPLESKIQTALDKRNERESALNTSDILASIERQNMQILSLQAIVDRHQDKINSQEAKIQRLQKKANSRKTKSKKRRNLGAQENGHV; encoded by the exons ATGTACAAGATGAGAGGCACTTGCACAATCTCTTTACTTTTCTCATTGTGTATTTTAGCGCCACCAATTCAGGGCGCTCGCTCAGAATTGGGCTTATACCCTCAAGATGAAATCAGACTACTCTCTGAAGGTCTTCTCCAAATTGGATCAGGATTAAAAAGGGAATTCAACTATACAAAGCATCAAATCAAAAGCATTTTCCAGCAACTAAATCACTTCAACACATCTCTGACAAAACTATCTGGACAAGTCAATCAAGCGACTAAACTTGGAGAAGAACTAGATCACAAAACAAGAAACTTTGAAGATAATGCTAAGATGTATGAgatgcttgcagatatttcagaagAACTAGCCAAGCTGAAGGAAGAAGAAGCCTCTCTGGACAATAAGATCAAGCCTTTAGAAAGCAAGATCCAAACTGCTTTGGATAAAAGGAATGAGAGGGAATCTGCTCTCAATACATCGGATATTCTG GCATCTATTGAAAGGCAAAATATGCAGATTCTTTCTCTTCAAGCAATAGTGGACAGGCACCAAGACAAAATCAATTCCCAGGAAGCTAAAATTCAAAGGTTACAGAAGAAG GCAAACTCAAGAAAGACCAAGTCTAAAAAGAGACGCAATCTTGGAGCTCAGGAAAATGGTCACGTTTGA